One stretch of Anabrus simplex isolate iqAnaSimp1 chromosome 3, ASM4041472v1, whole genome shotgun sequence DNA includes these proteins:
- the LOC137498957 gene encoding uncharacterized protein, whose protein sequence is MAIYAVIDSSRKERVPNIKMPFSIESLIKIALILDEEEENRPSRRFWVHQMLTKRKGEGEFFTLFPELVDDESKFYQYFRMSHYDFMRLLGFIEADIQQMNTSFRECITPAEKLAVCLRFLATGDSFRTIAFSYRLGHSTVHAIVRQVCQAIINNLLSIYIPTPRRSDWEQIPNTFRNVWDFPNCIGCLDGKHVEIMAPSNSGSNYFNYKKTFSVVLLALVDADYNFIAVDIGSYGKNSDSGIFLSSPLGNAFHNGTFNIAEDSVLPGSDISAPHVILGDSAFPLKTYLMRPYPENQVQDNTDRRIFNYRHCRARRVVENAFGILTQRFRIYLRKINSKPDYVENIILTTCILHNYLRYDRLHLMESAPSNEETASALTNLPRLCANAQQAAFNTREKFKTYFNSPAGSVPWQNDRI, encoded by the exons ATGGCTATCTATGCTGTTATCGACAGCTCTCGTAAGGAGAGAG TGCCAAATATTAAAATGCCTTTTTCAATCGAATCATTAATTAAAATTGCCTTGATTTTGGACGAAGAAGAGGAGAATAGGCCCAGTCGGAGGTTCTGGGTGCATCAAATGCTGACAAAGCGAAAAGGAGAAGGAGAATTTTTCACCTTATTTCCCGAGTTAGTTGACGATGAATCAAAATTCTACCAGTACTTCCGTATGTCGCATTACGATTTTATGCGGTTGTTGGGGTTCATAGAAGCAGATATTCAACAGATGAATACTTCGTTCCGAGAATGCATCACGCCGGCTGAAAAACTTGCTGTATGTTTGAG atttctTGCAACTGGAGATTCGTTCCGAACCATTGCGTTTAGTTACCGTCTTGGGCACTCAACAGTGCATGCGATTGTTCGTCAGGTGTGCCAAGCGATAATAAATAATTTACTATCAATCTACATACCTACTCCGCGCAGAAGTGACTGGGAGCAGATTCCAAACACATTTCGGAATGTCTGGGATTTTCCCAACTGCATTGGCTGCCTTGATGGAAAGCATGTCGAAATAATGGCCCCTTCTAATAGTGGTTCCAATTATTTTAACTACAAGAAGACCTTTTCTGTGGTTCTGCTTGCTTTAGTTGATGCTGATTACAATTTCATAGCAGTGGACATAGGATCATACGGCAAAAACAGTGACAGTGGCATTTTTTTGTCTTCTCCATTAGGAAATGCATTTCATAACGGGACCTTTAACATTGCAGAAGACTCTGTACTGCCCGGATCAGATATTTCAGCACCTCACGTGATTTTAGGAGATTCTGCATTTCCGCTAAAAACCTATTTAATGAGGCCCTACCCCGAGAATCAAGTGCAAGATAACACTGACAGACGAATTTTCAACTACCGACATTGTCGTGCGAGAAGAGTGGTGGAAAACGCGTTTGGTATTCTAACTCAGAGGTTTCGCATTTACCTAAGAAAAATTAATTCTAAGCCCGATTATGTTGAAAATATAATTCTGACCACTTGCATCCTCCATAATTATTTGCGCTATGATCGACTACATCTCATGGAAAGTGCGCCATCAAATGAAGAAACTGCAAGTGCTTTGACTAATTTACCACGTCTCTGTGCAAATGCCCAACAGGCCGCGTTTAACACCAGAGAGAAATTCAAGACATACTTCAATTCCCCCGCAGGTAGTGTACCATGGCAAAATGACAGAATATAG